Proteins encoded in a region of the Vicia villosa cultivar HV-30 ecotype Madison, WI linkage group LG5, Vvil1.0, whole genome shotgun sequence genome:
- the LOC131606895 gene encoding transcription factor RAX2-like, whose protein sequence is MGRAPCCDKTSVKRGPWSPEEDSKLKDYIEKHGTGGNWISLPHKAGLKRCGKSCRLRWLNYLRPNIKHGDFSDEEDRIICSLYVNIGSRWSIIAAQLPGRTDNDIKNYWNTKLKKKLMALHHPRKPSFPPPSSFFDYFTQTPTTSFNDLQTISLLSNNYPNTSFNPFYQNQDSMNPHMQYNNTYPIIKDNNNNMFMFGSEGSCSSSDGSCKEIKQEEIGYHPHHHHMSSIGFDEFNNNNNFMISSNNGSVVGRETLNQYEEKSSGVGYSYNNNTISPSQTLTPLLDYGLEDIKHLISNNNNNINKDFNVEEVHKNEENNGMYYYHY, encoded by the exons atgggaaGAGCTCCATGTTGTGACAAAACAAGTGTGAAGAGAGGTCCATGGTCACCAGAAGAAGACTCAAAACTCAAAGATTACATAGAGAAACATGGCACTGGTGGGAATTGGATTTCTCTTCCTCATAAAGCTG GTTTGAAGAGATGTGGAAAAAGTTGTAGATTGAGATGGCTTAACTATCTTAGGCCAAACATTAAGCATGGAGATTTTTCTGATGAGGAAGACAGAATAATTTGCAGTCTCTATGTTAATATTGGAAGCAG GTGGTCAATCATAGCTGCACAATTGCCAGGTAGGACAGACAATGATATCAAGAACTATTGGAACACAAAGTTGAAGAAAAAACTCATGGCTTTACATCACCCTAGAAAACCTTCATTTCCACCcccatcttctttctttgactaCTTCACTCAAACTCCAACAACATCCTTCAATGATCTTCAAACCATCTCACTTCTTTCAAACAACTATCCAAACACATCTTTCAACCCTTTTTACCAAAACCAAGATTCCATGAACCCTCACATGCAATATAATAATACTTACCCTATTAtcaaagacaacaacaacaacatgtttATGTTTGGAAGTGAAGGAAGTTGTAGTTCATCTGATGGAAGTTGCAAGGAAATCAAGCAAGAAGAAATTGGCtatcatcctcatcatcatcacatGTCTAGTATTGGATTTGATGAgttcaacaataacaataacttcATGATAAGTTCTAACAATGGAAGTGTTGTTGGTCGTGAAACTTTGAACCAATATGAAGAAAAATCAAGTGGAGTTGGATATAGTTACAATAATAATACTATTAGTCCAAGTCAAACATTAACTCCATTACTAGATTATGGTCTTGAAGATATTAAGCATTTGAttagtaacaacaacaacaacatcaacaaagaTTTTAATGTTGAGGAAGTTCATAAGAATGAAGAGAATAATGGTATGTACTATTACCATTACTAG